A genomic window from Elusimicrobiota bacterium includes:
- a CDS encoding Cardiolipin synthase → MNNYASALHDEKTFYKAFLRDLDQATEEIIIESPFITSSRMKMLWPSLGRAYSKGINLYIITRDPNDHSDGYEVQSESEIEALEALGIQVFLCVGNHHRKLAIIDRKVLWEGSLNILSQTKSREIMRRLEGGGFAVDMFNFLNFGRYI, encoded by the coding sequence ATGAATAACTATGCCTCGGCACTCCATGATGAAAAGACATTCTACAAAGCCTTTTTGCGAGATTTAGATCAAGCTACAGAGGAAATCATAATTGAAAGCCCGTTTATTACCTCTAGTCGGATGAAGATGCTTTGGCCAAGTCTAGGACGAGCCTATTCTAAGGGGATTAATCTCTATATCATCACTCGTGATCCCAACGATCATAGTGATGGCTATGAAGTCCAGTCAGAGAGCGAAATTGAGGCTCTAGAAGCCCTAGGGATTCAGGTTTTCCTTTGTGTCGGCAACCATCACCGAAAACTGGCAATAATTGATAGGAAAGTGCTTTGGGAAGGCAGCTTGAATATTTTGTCACAAACAAAAAGCAGGGAGATTATGCGCCGCCTGGAGGGCGGCGGCTTCGCCGTAGATATGTTTAATTTTTTGAATTTTGGGAGATACATATAA